A single window of Flavobacterium aestivum DNA harbors:
- a CDS encoding isoaspartyl peptidase/L-asparaginase family protein yields MTNRRNFIKTATIASVAVALNSFKAEAEENELPAIKKSVRKPIVLSTWRFGIQANEAAWNVLKNNGRALDAVEAGVKIPEGDPEERSVGYGGRPDRDGRVTLDACIMDELSNIGSVGCLEFIKHPISVARAVMEKTPHVMLVGEGALSFALTQGFKKENLLTKESEKEWKEWLKTSQYKPIANIENHDTIGMIALDTNGNLSGACTTSGMAFKMHGRLGDSPIIGAGLYVDNEVGAATATGHGEEVIRISGSNLVVELMRQGHSPQKACEEAVARIVKLMNNRKKNLKDIQVGFIALNKEGEYGSYCVQGGFNYAVCDATGNRLIDAEYFLKS; encoded by the coding sequence ATGACAAACAGAAGAAATTTTATAAAGACAGCCACCATTGCATCAGTAGCAGTGGCTTTAAATTCATTCAAAGCTGAAGCTGAAGAGAATGAATTACCGGCTATCAAAAAAAGTGTTAGAAAACCGATTGTTCTATCAACTTGGCGTTTTGGAATTCAAGCGAATGAAGCTGCCTGGAATGTGCTAAAAAACAATGGGCGTGCTTTAGACGCCGTTGAGGCGGGAGTCAAAATCCCAGAAGGCGATCCGGAAGAAAGAAGTGTAGGCTATGGCGGACGACCAGATCGAGATGGGCGAGTAACACTGGATGCTTGTATCATGGACGAATTATCTAATATTGGTTCAGTAGGCTGTTTAGAATTTATAAAGCATCCTATTTCTGTTGCTCGAGCCGTAATGGAAAAAACACCACATGTAATGTTGGTAGGTGAAGGGGCATTGAGTTTTGCCTTAACACAAGGATTCAAAAAAGAAAATTTGTTGACCAAAGAATCTGAAAAAGAATGGAAAGAATGGCTTAAAACAAGCCAGTATAAACCAATAGCAAATATAGAAAACCACGATACGATTGGGATGATAGCTTTGGATACAAACGGAAATCTATCAGGAGCTTGTACCACAAGCGGTATGGCTTTCAAAATGCACGGTCGTTTAGGAGATTCTCCTATAATTGGTGCAGGTTTGTATGTAGATAATGAGGTTGGTGCTGCAACAGCCACGGGACACGGAGAGGAAGTTATTAGGATTTCCGGATCAAATTTGGTTGTAGAGCTGATGCGACAAGGTCATTCTCCCCAAAAAGCTTGTGAAGAAGCTGTAGCTCGAATTGTAAAACTGATGAATAACCGAAAAAAGAACCTGAAAGATATACAAGTTGGTTTTATAGCTCTAAATAAAGAAGGCGAATACGGTTCCTATTGTGTTCAGGGCGGTTTTAATTATGCTGTTTGTGATGCAACTGGAAATCGATTAATCGATGCAGAATATTTTTTGAAAAGCTAG
- a CDS encoding copper homeostasis protein CutC — protein sequence MNNKNLEIACFNAESAVIAQQNGADRVELCANMLEGGTTPDFELARKVRAELSIKMNVMIRPRGGNFVYTDAEFEQMKSEIEQFKTINVDGFVFGILNNDNSFDLERNKELVNLASPIPCTFHRAFDVVSDVYQSLELLIDCRFQTVLTSGQGENVVEGIEVLQTLVEKANGRIVVMPGGGLRSTNIRMLDQKVNASYYHSSAITDSTEITNGDEVKNIKSYL from the coding sequence ATGAATAATAAGAATCTTGAAATTGCCTGTTTCAATGCTGAATCAGCAGTAATTGCACAGCAAAATGGAGCAGACCGAGTGGAACTTTGTGCCAATATGCTGGAAGGTGGTACCACACCAGATTTTGAACTCGCTCGTAAAGTCCGTGCTGAATTAAGTATAAAAATGAATGTGATGATTCGCCCCAGAGGAGGCAATTTCGTTTATACTGATGCTGAATTTGAACAGATGAAATCTGAAATTGAGCAATTTAAAACTATCAATGTAGATGGATTCGTTTTCGGAATCTTAAATAATGATAATAGTTTTGATTTAGAAAGAAATAAAGAATTAGTGAATCTTGCCAGTCCAATTCCCTGTACTTTTCATCGTGCCTTCGATGTTGTTTCTGATGTATACCAATCATTGGAGTTGTTAATCGATTGCAGATTTCAAACGGTATTGACTTCAGGACAAGGTGAAAATGTGGTCGAAGGAATTGAAGTTTTACAAACTTTGGTAGAAAAAGCCAATGGAAGAATTGTGGTTATGCCCGGTGGTGGATTGCGCTCTACAAATATCAGGATGTTAGATCAAAAAGTAAATGCATCTTATTACCATTCTTCAGCGATTACTGATTCTACTGAAATAACAAATGGAGATGAAGTTAAAAACATCAAAAGTTATTTGTAA
- the aroC gene encoding chorismate synthase, translating to MAGNSYGTLYRVTTFGESHGEALGGIIDGCPSGIQLDLDAIQFEMSRRKPGQSAIVTQRKEPDDVQFLSGIFEGKTTGTPIGFIIPNTNQKSDDYSHIKDNYRPSHADYVYEKKYGVRDYRGGGRSSARETASRVVAGAIAKQMLPEIKINAYVSSVGPIFLEKPYQELDFSKTENNPVRCPDEESAVLMEDYIREIRKEGDTVGGTVTCVIQNVPIGLGEPVFDKLHAELGKAMLSINAVKGFEFGSGFCGSKMKGSEHNDLYNPDGTTKTNLSGGIQGGISNGMDIYFRVAFKPVATIMQKQESLDNKGNITEMTGKGRHDPCVVPRAVPIVEAMAAIVLADFYLINKTYL from the coding sequence ATGGCAGGAAATAGCTACGGAACACTATATAGAGTAACCACTTTTGGAGAATCACATGGAGAAGCATTAGGCGGAATCATTGATGGTTGTCCGTCTGGAATTCAACTGGATTTGGATGCCATTCAATTCGAAATGTCTAGAAGAAAGCCTGGTCAATCTGCAATAGTAACCCAAAGAAAAGAACCAGATGATGTTCAATTTTTATCGGGAATTTTTGAAGGAAAAACGACAGGAACACCAATTGGTTTTATTATTCCAAATACCAATCAAAAATCAGACGATTACTCCCATATAAAAGATAATTATAGACCAAGTCATGCCGATTATGTGTATGAAAAAAAATACGGTGTACGTGATTACCGAGGCGGAGGAAGAAGTTCAGCACGTGAAACTGCAAGTAGAGTTGTGGCAGGTGCAATAGCAAAACAAATGTTGCCTGAAATTAAAATAAATGCATACGTTTCTTCGGTTGGACCAATATTTTTAGAAAAACCATACCAAGAACTTGACTTCTCCAAAACAGAAAATAATCCAGTTCGTTGCCCAGATGAAGAATCAGCTGTGCTTATGGAAGATTATATTCGCGAAATTCGTAAAGAAGGAGATACAGTAGGAGGAACCGTTACTTGCGTGATTCAAAATGTGCCTATTGGTTTGGGAGAACCGGTATTTGATAAATTGCATGCCGAATTAGGAAAAGCAATGTTATCGATCAACGCAGTAAAAGGATTTGAATTCGGAAGCGGATTTTGTGGTTCTAAAATGAAAGGGAGTGAACACAATGATTTATACAATCCTGACGGAACTACAAAAACAAACCTTTCTGGAGGAATTCAAGGAGGAATCAGCAACGGAATGGATATCTATTTCCGTGTTGCTTTCAAGCCGGTTGCAACAATCATGCAAAAACAAGAATCATTAGACAATAAAGGGAATATTACTGAAATGACAGGAAAAGGACGTCATGATCCATGTGTAGTTCCTCGTGCGGTGCCTATTGTTGAGGCAATGGCTGCTATTGTTTTGGCTGATTTTTATCTTATAAACAAAACGTATTTATAG
- a CDS encoding dicarboxylate/amino acid:cation symporter, with product MNTTTTTKPSFFKGLTGQILIAMLLGAVLGVIIHNTVSAEGALEFSTKIKMLATIFIRLVQMIISPLVFTTLVVGIAKLGDIKAVGRIGGKALGWFFTASFISLLIGMLYVNLLQPGVGLNLSNVDLATASDVTTKTQSLSFENFIEHIVPKSIFEAMATNEILQIVIFSIFFGLAAASLGDQAKPVTDFLDRTSHIVLKMVNFVMKFAPIGVFGAISGVFAVRDFQELAITYFKFFGSFLVGISTLWVVLILVGYLFLGQRMKKLLQHIVSPLIIAFGTTSSEAVFPKLTEELENFGVKDKIVSFMLPLGYSFNLDGSMMYMTFAGIFIAQAYGIHLDYPTQFTMLFVLMLTSKGIAGVPRASLVVVAATCGMFKIPIEGIALILPIDHFCDMFRSATNVLGNALATSVVGKWEDEKENSIAK from the coding sequence ATGAATACAACCACGACCACAAAACCATCTTTTTTTAAAGGCCTTACAGGTCAGATTTTAATTGCGATGCTCTTAGGAGCGGTATTAGGAGTAATTATTCACAATACTGTTTCAGCTGAGGGGGCTTTAGAATTTAGCACTAAAATAAAAATGCTGGCCACTATTTTCATTCGATTAGTTCAAATGATTATTTCCCCATTAGTATTTACAACTTTGGTAGTTGGAATTGCAAAATTAGGAGACATAAAAGCAGTTGGTAGAATTGGAGGGAAAGCGTTAGGATGGTTTTTTACCGCTTCTTTCATTTCATTACTGATCGGAATGTTGTATGTAAATTTATTGCAACCAGGAGTTGGATTAAATTTATCAAATGTAGATTTAGCAACAGCTTCAGATGTTACAACAAAAACACAAAGTTTATCTTTCGAAAATTTCATAGAACACATTGTACCAAAGAGTATTTTTGAAGCGATGGCAACCAATGAGATTTTACAAATTGTGATATTCTCTATATTCTTCGGTCTAGCAGCAGCCTCATTAGGAGATCAAGCAAAACCAGTAACTGACTTTTTGGATAGAACTTCACACATTGTTTTAAAAATGGTGAATTTCGTAATGAAGTTTGCCCCAATAGGTGTATTTGGAGCCATTTCGGGTGTGTTTGCTGTAAGAGATTTTCAAGAATTGGCAATTACATATTTTAAATTCTTTGGTTCCTTCCTAGTAGGGATTAGCACACTTTGGGTAGTGTTAATTTTAGTAGGATACCTATTTTTAGGACAAAGAATGAAAAAATTATTGCAGCATATCGTAAGCCCATTGATAATTGCTTTTGGAACAACCAGTTCTGAGGCAGTTTTTCCTAAGCTTACAGAAGAGTTAGAAAACTTTGGAGTAAAAGATAAAATTGTTTCTTTTATGTTGCCATTAGGATATTCTTTCAACCTTGACGGAAGTATGATGTATATGACTTTTGCAGGGATTTTTATTGCCCAGGCATATGGAATACATTTAGATTATCCTACCCAATTTACTATGCTTTTTGTTTTGATGCTAACGAGTAAAGGAATCGCAGGTGTGCCAAGAGCAAGTTTGGTTGTTGTTGCGGCTACTTGTGGGATGTTTAAAATACCAATTGAAGGAATAGCATTGATTTTGCCAATTGACCATTTTTGTGATATGTTTAGAAGCGCAACAAATGTTTTAGGAAATGCATTGGCTACATCTGTAGTTGGAAAATGGGAAGATGAAAAAGAGAATTCAATTGCTAAATAA
- a CDS encoding tetratricopeptide repeat-containing hybrid sensor histidine kinase/response regulator: MAFTRIVILVTLLLNFLGSTLLGQTQSSTKKDIDKLIYKASKLRESGNFEKSLLITRIALRKAIFIKNNELIAKNYNVVASNYNELMEFDKAIFYYNKALIFANLTSNDSIKERINNNLGNMYCFEKKKYEKGIEFYKKALEYSKAIPDSSQMALTNLNITWAYFDIGRFRNGKYNLDFLNRFHNKHEDSSTIVIRKMLNGMYYSYSKENDKADKYFLEAIKIGQEQNNKSDLSYAHLEYSKFLLKQKAYKEAYENLSLYNRLTEEMFAEVKSVKANIAGVNFELDEYKRAIDKIESEKYLQYKSLKKSRLIVLLFVIVLFVLLLFLNSLIKNNKYRRKSNLDLMHANKELIIANKKAEELSHLKTQFVSTISHELRTPLYGVVGITDLLLEEHQELATSPHLNSLKFSARYLLSLVNDILQINKMDENKIVLERLTFNILDELNMIKNSLSFIAQKNKNTIYIDVDPTIPESLIGDKLRFAQIFMNLVSNALKFTNNGEVWIVVKQTKIKGNIHTLEFSVEDNGIGIAPIDKDKIFDKFVQVGRKEIDYQGTGLGLSIVKRLLELFGSTISVESELGKGTVFRFAIDFEYDKVKATEIINDIDINLTFGQTFNVLIVEDNLINQVITKKTIERNNYSCTVVEDGYAALEILNTEVFDVILMDINMPLINGFETSRRIRQNGIETPIIALTAFDKNEITEEAIAAGMNDIIVKPFEPLQLFKIINCLIQNAKSVV; encoded by the coding sequence ATGGCTTTCACAAGAATAGTTATACTGGTTACTTTATTATTAAATTTCTTAGGAAGCACCCTGTTAGGACAAACCCAATCGTCAACTAAGAAAGACATTGATAAGTTAATTTATAAAGCATCAAAATTACGTGAATCCGGTAATTTTGAAAAGTCTTTATTGATTACAAGAATTGCATTGCGTAAAGCTATATTTATAAAAAATAACGAACTTATTGCTAAGAATTATAATGTTGTCGCTTCAAATTATAATGAATTAATGGAATTTGATAAAGCCATATTTTATTATAACAAAGCCCTAATCTTTGCCAATTTGACTTCGAATGATTCCATAAAGGAAAGAATCAATAATAACTTGGGGAATATGTATTGCTTTGAAAAAAAGAAATACGAGAAAGGAATTGAATTTTATAAAAAAGCATTAGAATATAGCAAAGCAATCCCTGATTCATCTCAAATGGCATTGACTAATCTCAATATCACTTGGGCCTATTTTGATATTGGCCGCTTTAGAAATGGTAAGTATAATTTAGATTTTTTAAATAGATTCCATAATAAGCATGAGGATAGTTCTACCATTGTAATTCGTAAAATGCTTAACGGCATGTATTACAGCTATAGTAAGGAAAATGATAAGGCAGATAAGTATTTTCTTGAGGCAATTAAAATAGGGCAAGAGCAAAATAATAAATCAGATTTGTCATATGCCCATCTGGAATATTCTAAGTTTTTATTAAAGCAGAAGGCGTATAAAGAAGCTTATGAGAATTTATCTCTTTATAATAGGTTAACTGAGGAAATGTTTGCCGAAGTAAAATCTGTTAAAGCTAACATTGCAGGTGTTAATTTTGAATTGGATGAATACAAAAGAGCGATTGATAAAATAGAAAGTGAAAAATATTTGCAATATAAAAGCCTTAAAAAATCAAGGCTAATCGTATTGCTTTTTGTAATAGTTTTGTTTGTATTGTTGCTTTTTCTCAACTCTTTAATTAAAAATAACAAATACAGAAGAAAATCAAATTTAGATTTGATGCATGCCAATAAAGAGTTGATAATTGCCAATAAAAAAGCCGAAGAATTATCACATCTTAAAACACAATTTGTATCTACAATAAGCCATGAGCTTAGAACCCCTTTATATGGAGTAGTTGGTATTACTGATTTACTTCTGGAAGAACATCAAGAACTTGCAACAAGCCCACATTTGAATTCCTTAAAATTCTCGGCAAGGTATTTGTTGTCATTGGTGAATGATATTCTTCAAATTAACAAAATGGACGAAAATAAAATTGTGCTGGAGCGTTTAACCTTCAATATATTGGATGAATTGAATATGATAAAAAATTCACTTTCGTTCATCGCCCAAAAGAACAAAAATACCATCTACATAGATGTAGATCCTACCATTCCAGAAAGTTTGATAGGTGATAAATTAAGGTTTGCACAAATCTTTATGAATTTAGTGAGTAACGCATTGAAATTCACTAATAATGGAGAGGTTTGGATAGTTGTCAAACAAACAAAAATAAAAGGGAATATACATACACTGGAATTTAGTGTAGAAGATAACGGAATAGGTATTGCCCCAATAGATAAAGATAAAATTTTTGATAAGTTTGTTCAGGTCGGAAGAAAAGAAATAGATTATCAAGGTACAGGTCTTGGTTTATCAATCGTTAAAAGATTATTAGAACTATTTGGCAGTACTATATCAGTAGAGAGTGAGCTGGGTAAAGGAACTGTTTTTAGATTTGCTATTGATTTTGAATACGATAAAGTAAAAGCAACCGAGATTATCAATGATATAGATATTAATTTAACTTTTGGTCAGACATTCAATGTACTTATTGTTGAAGACAATCTAATAAATCAGGTTATTACAAAAAAGACCATTGAAAGGAATAATTATTCGTGTACCGTTGTAGAAGATGGTTATGCAGCTTTAGAAATTTTAAATACAGAGGTATTTGATGTTATTTTGATGGATATCAATATGCCTTTAATTAATGGTTTTGAAACTTCAAGACGGATTAGGCAAAACGGAATCGAAACGCCAATTATTGCTTTAACAGCCTTTGACAAAAATGAGATCACTGAGGAGGCAATTGCTGCAGGAATGAATGATATTATTGTAAAACCTTTTGAACCACTACAGTTATTTAAAATTATAAACTGCCTTATACAAAATGCAAAAAGCGTTGTCTAA
- a CDS encoding Hsp20/alpha crystallin family protein — protein sequence MDSLIKRDGMFPTVVSKLVNPLFEDFFTRDISDWADRSIPSIGVNLPSVNLKETETKFEIELAAPGLKKEDFKIEVDNNMLIVSAEKEEKKEETNKKDNYVRKEFNYQSFYRSFNLPENADENKIEATYKDGILDVSITKKSVERNKSLKAIPVK from the coding sequence ATGGACTCATTAATTAAAAGAGATGGTATGTTCCCAACTGTGGTAAGCAAATTGGTTAATCCTCTATTTGAAGATTTTTTCACTAGAGACATTTCTGATTGGGCAGATAGAAGTATTCCTTCTATAGGAGTAAATTTACCATCAGTGAACTTGAAAGAGACCGAAACTAAATTCGAAATTGAATTAGCGGCTCCAGGTTTAAAAAAAGAAGATTTTAAAATCGAAGTAGACAATAATATGCTTATTGTTTCCGCTGAAAAAGAAGAGAAAAAAGAAGAAACAAATAAAAAAGATAATTATGTTCGAAAAGAATTTAACTATCAATCTTTTTACAGATCATTCAATCTACCTGAAAACGCAGATGAAAACAAAATAGAAGCCACTTATAAAGATGGTATTCTTGATGTTAGCATTACTAAAAAAAGTGTAGAAAGAAACAAATCATTGAAAGCTATTCCAGTAAAATAA
- a CDS encoding DEAD/DEAH box helicase: protein MLFEDLSLSKSIQRAVFEEGYTQATPIQEQSIPVILAGKDLVGCAQTGTGKTAAFAIPIIHQLHRIVGSSKKTKVVRALVVTPTRELAVQIGQSFDTYGKYTNLTQLTLFGGVSQNPQVDALKNGVDVVIATPGRLLDLHKQGFIDLNHLHTLVLDEADQMLDMGFVNDVKKIVKLTPRNRQTLLFSATMPIAIRELAEMFLTDPETVTVSPVSSTAENVEQRIYFVEKGEKRNLLYHLIKNDNLSNVLVFSRTKHGADNVVKALRKNNIPAEAIHGDKSQNARQRVLDAFKNKEVGVLVATDIAARGIDIDQLPFVINFDLPNIPETYVHRIGRTGRAGNGGIAISFCSKDEHVYWKDIQKLIKVDVQTVSDHPYPWHSGSPEKTQTPQKNSNRSGGAHKSRKSNASKQNKKRWY from the coding sequence ATGTTATTCGAAGATTTATCACTTTCAAAAAGTATACAAAGAGCCGTATTTGAAGAAGGCTATACACAAGCAACTCCCATTCAGGAACAATCTATTCCAGTTATATTGGCTGGAAAAGATTTGGTGGGTTGTGCACAAACTGGAACAGGAAAAACTGCTGCTTTTGCCATTCCGATCATTCATCAATTACACCGAATAGTAGGTTCTTCAAAAAAAACTAAAGTAGTTCGTGCGCTCGTGGTTACTCCAACCAGAGAATTAGCTGTTCAAATTGGACAAAGCTTTGATACTTACGGAAAGTATACTAATTTAACACAACTAACTCTTTTTGGAGGAGTTTCTCAAAACCCACAGGTTGACGCTCTTAAAAATGGCGTCGATGTAGTAATTGCAACACCAGGAAGACTTCTTGACTTGCACAAGCAAGGATTTATAGACCTTAATCACTTACATACATTAGTTCTTGATGAAGCTGACCAAATGCTTGACATGGGATTTGTAAATGATGTAAAAAAAATTGTAAAACTTACACCAAGAAACAGACAAACGCTTTTGTTTTCTGCAACTATGCCAATCGCTATTAGAGAATTGGCCGAAATGTTCCTTACAGATCCAGAAACTGTGACGGTTTCACCTGTATCATCAACAGCAGAAAATGTAGAGCAGCGTATTTATTTTGTTGAAAAGGGAGAAAAAAGAAACTTATTATATCATTTGATTAAAAATGACAATCTATCTAATGTCCTTGTATTTTCAAGAACAAAGCATGGTGCCGATAATGTGGTAAAAGCATTAAGAAAAAACAATATTCCTGCCGAAGCTATACATGGTGATAAATCACAAAATGCAAGACAACGCGTACTTGACGCCTTTAAAAACAAAGAGGTTGGTGTACTTGTAGCAACTGATATTGCTGCTCGAGGGATAGATATTGATCAATTGCCTTTTGTCATCAATTTTGATTTGCCTAATATTCCTGAAACTTATGTTCATAGAATTGGTAGAACTGGTCGTGCAGGAAATGGCGGAATTGCAATTTCGTTTTGCAGTAAAGACGAGCATGTTTACTGGAAAGATATTCAGAAACTAATAAAAGTGGATGTTCAAACCGTAAGCGATCATCCTTATCCTTGGCATTCAGGAAGTCCTGAAAAAACTCAAACCCCACAAAAAAACTCAAATAGAAGTGGTGGAGCACATAAATCCAGAAAATCTAACGCTTCTAAACAAAACAAAAAACGTTGGTATTAA
- a CDS encoding formimidoylglutamase: MEKLITFSINDLAKITNHRSGEIKFGEKMLTIPKNTDPIAFIKSSEAKYVLFGIPEDIGVRANFGRPGAASAWASAIKSIANIQHNRFSKGNQIIILGQLDVSQEMKEVENLDFNDVDDRSKLSQLVVKIDKEVSHIIFKIVQAGKIPIVIGGGHNNAYGNIKGSALAKGKAINAINFDAHSDFRILEGRHSGNGFSYAYEEGFLKKYFIFGLHENYTSKSVLDIIKKIEDRVRYNTYDSVNIRKEKNFNQEMVNALEFIKNDSYGIEIDLDAIPNIASSAMTLSGFSIEELRQFVSYFGKNKNATYLHICEGAPDLGEEKNNHLIGKLIGYLVTDFMKAQNSITV, from the coding sequence ATGGAAAAACTTATCACATTCAGTATTAACGACCTCGCTAAAATTACCAATCACAGAAGTGGTGAAATTAAGTTTGGCGAAAAAATGCTTACAATTCCTAAAAATACTGATCCTATTGCCTTCATAAAATCTAGTGAAGCAAAATATGTTTTGTTTGGAATCCCTGAAGATATTGGAGTTAGAGCCAATTTCGGACGCCCTGGAGCAGCATCTGCTTGGGCAAGTGCCATAAAAAGTATCGCAAATATTCAGCACAATCGTTTCTCCAAAGGCAATCAAATTATCATTTTAGGTCAGCTTGACGTGAGCCAGGAAATGAAAGAAGTAGAAAATTTAGACTTTAACGATGTTGATGATCGTTCTAAATTAAGTCAATTGGTTGTAAAAATCGACAAAGAAGTTTCCCATATAATATTCAAAATTGTTCAAGCCGGAAAAATTCCTATAGTAATAGGTGGAGGTCATAATAATGCCTACGGAAATATTAAAGGATCTGCCCTAGCAAAAGGAAAAGCAATAAATGCAATAAATTTTGATGCCCATTCTGACTTTAGAATTCTTGAAGGCCGTCATAGTGGAAACGGATTTTCATATGCATATGAAGAAGGCTTTCTGAAAAAATATTTTATTTTCGGGTTACATGAAAATTACACTTCTAAAAGTGTTTTGGATATCATAAAAAAAATCGAAGATCGAGTTCGATACAATACTTATGATAGCGTAAACATAAGAAAAGAAAAAAACTTCAATCAAGAAATGGTTAATGCTCTGGAGTTTATAAAAAATGACAGTTACGGTATAGAAATCGATCTTGATGCTATTCCGAATATTGCCAGTAGTGCCATGACTTTAAGTGGTTTTTCTATTGAAGAACTCCGCCAGTTTGTTTCTTATTTTGGTAAAAATAAAAACGCAACCTACCTTCATATTTGTGAAGGCGCACCCGATTTAGGCGAAGAGAAAAACAATCATTTAATTGGAAAACTTATAGGATACTTGGTTACTGATTTTATGAAAGCACAAAATTCAATTACAGTATAG
- the hutI gene encoding imidazolonepropionase, producing the protein MTTLIVNIKELLQIRETSILKVSGADMAVLPTLKNAYLLLQDDLITDFGSMDNLPKITADNTIDATGKIILPSWCDSHTHIVYAGNREQEFVDRINGMTYEEIANRGGGILNSAKKLNETSQEEIYEQSKARLEEVMQLGTGAVEIKSGYGLTVEGELKMLKVIQQLSQNYPITIKATFLGAHAFPIAYKDNKKGYIDCIINEMLPEIAKNKLADFIDVFCETGYFTVEETEQIMKAGIEFGLKPKIHVNQFNSIGGIQAGIKYNALSVDHLEVMKPEDIQSLKNTETMPVALPSCSYFLSIPYTPAREMIAEGLPLALATDYNPGSTPSGNMNFVVATACIKMKMTPEEAINAATINGAYAIGISNTHGSITIGKKANLIITKPIPSYYQLPYAFGSNLIDTIIINGTILK; encoded by the coding sequence ATGACAACATTAATCGTTAATATAAAGGAGCTGCTTCAAATTCGGGAAACTTCGATTCTAAAAGTTTCAGGTGCCGATATGGCGGTGCTCCCAACACTAAAGAATGCTTATTTATTACTCCAAGACGATCTAATTACTGATTTTGGATCAATGGATAATTTGCCAAAAATTACCGCAGATAATACTATTGACGCCACTGGAAAAATCATCCTTCCTTCTTGGTGTGATAGTCATACTCACATTGTTTACGCAGGCAATCGCGAACAAGAATTCGTAGATCGTATAAACGGAATGACGTATGAAGAAATTGCTAATCGTGGTGGTGGAATTTTAAATTCAGCCAAAAAACTCAACGAAACTTCTCAAGAAGAAATTTACGAGCAATCGAAAGCACGTCTTGAAGAAGTAATGCAATTAGGAACCGGAGCTGTTGAAATTAAATCAGGTTATGGACTCACTGTTGAAGGTGAACTCAAAATGCTTAAAGTAATTCAGCAGTTATCACAAAACTATCCAATAACCATAAAAGCTACTTTTCTTGGTGCACACGCCTTCCCTATTGCTTATAAAGACAATAAAAAAGGATATATCGATTGCATTATAAATGAAATGCTTCCTGAAATTGCTAAAAATAAATTAGCCGATTTTATTGATGTATTTTGCGAAACTGGTTATTTTACTGTTGAAGAGACAGAACAAATTATGAAAGCAGGGATAGAATTTGGCTTAAAGCCAAAAATCCATGTTAATCAATTCAACTCTATTGGCGGAATTCAAGCTGGAATAAAATACAATGCGCTTTCTGTAGACCATCTCGAAGTAATGAAACCGGAAGACATACAGTCCTTAAAAAATACCGAAACTATGCCAGTGGCTTTACCATCATGTTCGTATTTTTTGAGTATTCCATACACCCCAGCTAGAGAAATGATTGCCGAAGGTTTGCCTTTGGCTCTTGCAACAGACTATAACCCTGGCTCTACTCCATCTGGAAATATGAATTTTGTAGTTGCTACTGCTTGCATTAAAATGAAAATGACTCCAGAAGAAGCCATAAATGCTGCTACAATAAATGGTGCTTATGCCATAGGGATTTCCAACACTCACGGAAGTATTACAATTGGAAAAAAAGCCAATCTTATCATAACAAAACCAATTCCTTCTTATTATCAATTGCCGTATGCATTTGGTAGTAATTTAATCGATACAATTATCATTAATGGTACAATTTTAAAATAA